Proteins from a genomic interval of Anatilimnocola floriformis:
- a CDS encoding trypsin-like peptidase domain-containing protein, translated as MSAFPALILLALCSADADTVLVQFHSTKCGPCRAMHPVVEQLNAAGYPLQKVDVDEQPQYAEQFKIRSLPTFALFSRGREVNRVEGSSNFNELSGLFHSVGYRPSGATQQVAAQPPAAQQPLTNSEVQYTSAPAGPVQQQPSQMAQMQPAPANYNAPVAQPAARGAAGISPQQRAGWATVRLKVEDSRYSDFATGTIIDCHEDEALVLTCGHVFRDSKGQAKITVDLFAPGATRPVEGTLLTYEAEDRDIALVSIHPGVAIEPAPIAPAGYAVQPRDRVFTIGCDKGAAPSLRNSFITPNRYMGAPRFTADGAPVEGRSGGGLFTESGLLIGVCNSANAKENHGLYAALATVHGQLDQMNLSAIYQKDAGKVAAASFEQSIAPPAPAPLPNMPATMPNSLSATMPRNNVATMPRNNVATMPRNNVATMPPANYAAPTAPPSLAGQDDSEVIVIVRSKSNPAKQSEIFMLDRPPAEVIRILQTDARLAPRGSSQDLLRSASRLGQPGGMENQPVVRGQSQ; from the coding sequence ATGTCCGCGTTTCCCGCGCTCATTCTTCTGGCCCTGTGCTCTGCCGATGCTGACACCGTGCTGGTGCAGTTTCATTCGACCAAGTGCGGTCCCTGCCGCGCCATGCATCCCGTCGTCGAGCAACTCAACGCCGCCGGCTATCCGCTGCAAAAAGTCGACGTCGACGAGCAGCCGCAGTACGCCGAGCAATTCAAGATTCGCAGCCTGCCGACGTTCGCCCTCTTCAGCCGCGGCCGCGAAGTCAATCGCGTCGAAGGCTCGTCGAATTTCAACGAACTGAGCGGCCTGTTCCACTCAGTCGGCTATCGGCCCAGCGGCGCGACGCAACAAGTCGCAGCCCAACCACCAGCCGCGCAACAACCGCTCACTAATTCGGAAGTGCAATACACCAGCGCTCCTGCTGGACCGGTTCAACAGCAACCGTCGCAGATGGCGCAAATGCAACCGGCGCCTGCCAACTACAACGCTCCCGTCGCGCAACCGGCCGCTCGCGGAGCAGCCGGCATTTCGCCGCAACAACGGGCCGGCTGGGCCACGGTGCGATTGAAGGTCGAAGATAGCCGCTACAGCGATTTCGCCACCGGCACGATCATCGATTGCCACGAAGACGAAGCCCTCGTCCTCACCTGCGGCCACGTCTTTCGCGACTCGAAAGGCCAGGCCAAGATCACCGTCGACCTCTTCGCACCCGGCGCGACACGCCCCGTCGAAGGAACGCTGCTGACCTACGAAGCCGAAGACCGCGACATCGCCCTCGTGAGCATTCATCCGGGCGTCGCCATCGAGCCGGCGCCGATCGCCCCAGCCGGTTACGCGGTGCAACCGCGCGATCGGGTCTTCACCATCGGTTGCGATAAAGGCGCTGCCCCCAGCCTTCGCAACAGCTTCATCACGCCCAATCGTTACATGGGTGCACCGCGGTTCACTGCCGATGGTGCTCCCGTCGAAGGTCGCAGCGGCGGCGGGCTCTTCACCGAAAGTGGTCTCTTGATCGGCGTGTGCAACAGCGCCAATGCGAAAGAAAATCACGGCTTGTATGCCGCGCTCGCCACGGTTCACGGTCAGCTCGATCAAATGAATCTCTCGGCGATCTATCAAAAGGATGCCGGAAAAGTTGCTGCCGCGAGCTTCGAACAATCGATTGCTCCACCAGCACCCGCGCCGCTCCCGAACATGCCGGCCACGATGCCGAATAGCTTGTCAGCGACCATGCCGCGCAATAACGTCGCTACCATGCCGCGCAATAACGTCGCTACCATGCCGCGCAATAACGTCGCTACGATGCCGCCAGCCAACTACGCCGCACCGACCGCGCCGCCGTCGCTTGCGGGGCAGGATGACTCGGAAGTGATCGTCATCGTCCGCTCGAAATCGAACCCGGCGAAGCAGAGCGAGATCTTCATGCTCGATCGCCCGCCAGCCGAAGTGATCCGCATTCTGCAAACCGACGCCCGCCTCGCCCCGCGCGGTTCGTCGCAGGATCTGCTCCGCTCGGCTAGTCGCTTGGGTCAACCCGGCGGAATGGAGAACCAACCGGTTGTACGCGGCCAATCGCAGTAG
- a CDS encoding acyl-CoA thioesterase, giving the protein MNTESASVFHHRRRVAFSETDLSGGLHFAQLLRYFEEAEQALFRHLQIPMLWQSDDGLSHGWPRVSAECDLLAPIPLAAELEIAVQVERIRHTSVRLVFEVFHQSQLVARGALRLACIAASPGQPMRAAAIPEEFAGRLKNFAASTEVK; this is encoded by the coding sequence TTGAATACCGAATCGGCTTCTGTTTTCCATCACCGCCGTCGCGTCGCCTTTTCGGAAACCGATCTGAGCGGCGGTTTGCACTTTGCTCAACTGCTGCGCTATTTCGAAGAAGCCGAGCAAGCGCTGTTTCGCCACTTGCAGATTCCAATGTTGTGGCAGAGCGACGATGGCTTGTCGCATGGCTGGCCGCGCGTGTCGGCTGAGTGCGATCTGCTCGCGCCGATTCCGCTGGCGGCAGAGCTCGAGATTGCAGTCCAGGTCGAACGCATCAGGCACACCAGTGTGCGCCTCGTGTTTGAAGTTTTTCACCAATCGCAACTCGTGGCGCGAGGCGCGCTGCGGTTGGCTTGTATTGCGGCATCACCGGGGCAGCCGATGCGCGCAGCGGCGATTCCCGAGGAGTTTGCCGGGCGACTGAAGAACTTCGCAGCATCGACTGAGGTAAAATAA
- a CDS encoding ABC transporter ATP-binding protein — MLELRNVKKAFSEPGGGLLPILEIPHFRVETAEQIVIVGRSGCGKTTLLHTIAGISRADSGEIWLDKINLAALSEAGVDKVRADKIGYVFQTFNLLGGFTAYENVLLGMTFVRGRKDPARAKQLLKRVGLEHRSHHKPRAMSVGEQQRVAVARALANKPSLLLADEPTANIDPRNQQMIVDLIRDTCREENISLLLVTHSPEVAKQFDRVVQLEDVNRVNAEGRMQKAE, encoded by the coding sequence ATGCTTGAACTTCGCAACGTCAAAAAAGCGTTTTCTGAACCGGGAGGCGGCCTGCTGCCGATTCTCGAGATCCCGCATTTTCGCGTGGAGACGGCGGAGCAAATTGTCATCGTCGGCCGGAGCGGCTGCGGCAAGACGACGCTGCTGCATACCATCGCTGGTATCAGCCGGGCCGATAGTGGCGAAATTTGGCTCGATAAGATCAACCTCGCCGCGCTGTCAGAAGCGGGAGTCGACAAAGTGCGAGCCGACAAGATCGGCTATGTCTTTCAAACGTTCAATCTGCTCGGCGGCTTTACCGCTTACGAAAATGTTTTGCTGGGGATGACGTTTGTCCGCGGCCGCAAGGATCCGGCGCGAGCGAAACAACTGCTGAAGCGCGTCGGCCTTGAGCATCGGAGTCATCACAAGCCACGGGCGATGTCGGTGGGTGAGCAACAACGCGTTGCCGTGGCGCGGGCGCTCGCGAACAAACCGAGCCTGCTGCTAGCCGATGAGCCGACGGCGAATATCGATCCGCGCAATCAGCAGATGATTGTCGATTTGATTCGCGATACTTGTCGCGAGGAAAACATTTCGCTGCTGCTGGTGACGCACTCGCCGGAAGTGGCGAAGCAGTTTGACCGCGTGGTGCAGCTAGAAGATGTGAATCGGGTGAATGCAGAAGGCAGAATGCAGAAGGCAGAATGA
- a CDS encoding outer membrane protein assembly factor BamB family protein encodes MKRLFRSSLALLALGLSFAPAMAQVPYAAGDWPQWRGPNRDGISLDKGLLKEWPKDGPPLLWQVDTVGVGYSSIAIKGGRIYTQGDINGVEHIMCLDAKDGKTLWQVQPAPVAAVLTTKLDNEVKQLDRNKDGKIDELEAIAKFGWDWNKYDRATGGDLEAIAAKRSAALLKELDKNNDGQLTYAEAGNALRDTFERIDSQVKGADENAIATARTAEHLKALDKDGDGRLSKDEVKGSALERHFGRIEVKDPATQKGGDLLSAEELTAAFIKFEAGRDGVISAAELTAYYVKNKIAGDGELSAEELRGAIGGYRNGMGDGPRGTPTVDGDRVYVEGGNGDVACLEAATGKTIWHVNLRADFGGGTPGWGYSESPLIVDDMVVVTPGGKGGTLLTLNKFTGKVIWQSGGVTEGAHYSSPEVATIDGVRQIVQFANKSVFGVTLNEGKPLWSYAAPANGTANCCSPIIDGNLVFASSSYGTGGGLTKVTSAGSTQQAEEVYFEKKMACHHGGIVKVGDFMYSNGGGALICMNFATGDIAWQNRASGKGSLCVADGMLYLLGEGHELALAEVNTEKYVEHGKFKLDGHGKPAWAHPIVTGGRMYIRDQESLRVYDVRAK; translated from the coding sequence ATGAAACGCCTCTTCCGCTCTTCGTTGGCACTGCTCGCTCTTGGTTTGTCGTTTGCTCCCGCAATGGCGCAGGTTCCCTACGCCGCCGGCGATTGGCCGCAGTGGCGCGGGCCGAATCGCGATGGCATTAGCCTCGACAAAGGGCTGCTGAAAGAATGGCCCAAGGATGGTCCGCCGCTGCTGTGGCAGGTCGATACGGTGGGCGTCGGTTATTCGTCGATCGCCATCAAGGGTGGCCGGATTTATACGCAGGGGGATATCAATGGCGTCGAGCACATCATGTGTCTCGATGCGAAGGATGGCAAAACCTTGTGGCAGGTGCAGCCCGCTCCCGTCGCTGCCGTGCTGACGACGAAGCTCGACAATGAGGTGAAGCAACTCGATCGCAACAAGGATGGCAAGATCGACGAACTCGAAGCCATCGCCAAGTTCGGCTGGGATTGGAACAAATACGATCGGGCCACCGGCGGCGACCTCGAAGCCATTGCCGCCAAACGCTCGGCGGCACTGCTGAAGGAACTCGACAAGAACAACGACGGTCAGCTGACATACGCCGAAGCGGGCAACGCCCTGCGCGATACGTTTGAACGAATCGATTCTCAGGTCAAAGGGGCCGATGAAAATGCCATCGCCACAGCTCGAACTGCGGAACATTTGAAAGCGCTCGATAAGGACGGCGACGGTCGGCTGTCGAAGGATGAAGTGAAAGGGAGCGCTCTGGAGCGGCACTTTGGGCGAATCGAAGTGAAGGATCCGGCCACTCAAAAGGGTGGCGATCTCCTCTCGGCCGAAGAACTGACGGCGGCGTTCATCAAATTCGAAGCGGGCCGCGATGGCGTGATTTCGGCTGCAGAATTGACCGCTTATTACGTGAAAAACAAGATCGCTGGCGACGGCGAGTTGTCGGCAGAAGAGCTCCGCGGCGCGATCGGTGGTTATCGCAATGGCATGGGCGATGGCCCGCGCGGCACGCCGACGGTCGACGGCGATCGCGTGTATGTCGAGGGTGGCAATGGCGACGTCGCTTGCCTCGAAGCCGCGACCGGCAAGACGATCTGGCACGTCAATCTGCGAGCTGATTTCGGCGGCGGCACGCCCGGCTGGGGCTATTCCGAATCGCCGCTGATTGTCGACGACATGGTCGTCGTCACGCCCGGCGGCAAGGGTGGCACGCTGCTGACGCTCAACAAATTCACCGGCAAAGTCATCTGGCAGAGTGGTGGCGTGACCGAGGGCGCGCACTATTCATCGCCGGAAGTGGCGACCATCGACGGCGTGCGGCAGATCGTGCAGTTCGCCAATAAGAGCGTCTTCGGCGTGACGCTGAATGAAGGCAAGCCGCTCTGGAGTTACGCCGCGCCGGCCAACGGCACGGCCAACTGCTGCTCGCCGATCATCGATGGCAACCTGGTGTTTGCCTCGAGTTCGTACGGTACGGGTGGCGGCCTGACCAAGGTCACTTCGGCGGGGAGCACGCAGCAAGCCGAAGAGGTGTACTTCGAGAAGAAAATGGCTTGCCATCACGGCGGCATCGTGAAGGTCGGCGACTTCATGTACAGCAACGGCGGTGGCGCGCTGATCTGCATGAACTTCGCGACCGGCGACATCGCCTGGCAAAACCGGGCCAGTGGCAAGGGCTCGCTCTGCGTCGCCGATGGCATGCTCTATCTCCTTGGCGAAGGACACGAACTGGCCCTGGCCGAAGTGAACACCGAAAAGTACGTCGAGCACGGCAAGTTTAAGCTCGATGGTCATGGCAAACCCGCCTGGGCTCACCCGATCGTCACTGGCGGCCGGATGTATATCCGGGACCAGGAAAGCCTGCGGGTGTATGACGTGCGGGCGAAGTGA
- a CDS encoding ABC transporter permease, whose translation MSLFTIAWRSILQRGVASALTCLSMALGVMLVVAVLTIHGVLSKSFYSNASLGYNLIVGAKGGKEQLVLNTVFYLSAPVENVSYDYYMEFLKRGDRAVLLKDSLKLRGHEQLWQTAELANFGIAAGVEQLAIESALTGEKQIDVTWNSLNRNGEYGSQCDLVIPVCLGDYYGRFRVVGTTPAMFNDLVWDLENNRKYEFAQGRNFQHRSVEHGYFEAVVGSHVAREMDLKVGDQFSPAHGAVDGHSHERKFTIVGILKGSGTPIDKGVYVNMEGFYLMEDHAKSVVDPREARKNPGEPREQLSDEEERQKFFNNQRKKGMLEREPDPDPLPTEQREVTALLIKTEMKQGLYLEGAINKDKKNGAQAVAPVAVIVGMFEFLVRPVQFTLLALTSVICVVSGISILVSIYNSMNDRRHEIAVMRALGADRYTVSRVILYEAVLLSLGGCAIGWLFGHLACLIASPWIEIQTGFAIGFHGFGEPFFYPFERVLPSLSEKVYFPVEWLIVPALVVLSIIVGIWPALSAYRTDVAQSLGK comes from the coding sequence ATGAGCTTATTCACCATTGCCTGGCGAAGCATTTTGCAGCGCGGCGTGGCATCGGCGCTCACCTGCCTGTCGATGGCGCTGGGCGTGATGCTAGTGGTCGCGGTGCTGACGATTCACGGCGTGCTGTCGAAGTCGTTCTATAGCAACGCCAGCCTCGGCTACAACCTGATCGTTGGTGCGAAGGGTGGCAAAGAGCAACTCGTCCTTAATACGGTTTTTTATCTCAGCGCGCCTGTCGAGAACGTTTCATACGACTACTACATGGAGTTTCTCAAACGTGGCGATCGCGCGGTGCTGCTCAAGGATTCGTTGAAGCTGCGCGGTCACGAACAGCTGTGGCAAACGGCAGAGCTCGCCAACTTTGGCATCGCTGCGGGCGTCGAGCAGTTGGCGATTGAAAGTGCGCTGACCGGTGAAAAGCAGATCGACGTGACCTGGAACAGCCTGAATCGGAACGGCGAATATGGTTCGCAGTGCGATCTGGTGATTCCTGTTTGCCTCGGCGATTACTACGGCCGGTTTCGCGTGGTGGGGACGACACCCGCGATGTTCAACGATCTCGTGTGGGACCTGGAAAACAACCGCAAATACGAGTTCGCGCAGGGGCGGAACTTTCAGCACCGCAGTGTCGAGCATGGTTACTTCGAAGCCGTGGTTGGCTCGCACGTAGCCCGCGAGATGGACCTGAAAGTGGGCGATCAGTTCTCTCCCGCGCACGGCGCGGTCGATGGCCATTCGCACGAACGAAAGTTCACAATCGTCGGCATCTTGAAAGGCAGCGGCACGCCGATCGACAAGGGCGTGTATGTGAACATGGAAGGCTTTTACTTGATGGAGGATCACGCCAAGTCGGTGGTCGATCCGCGTGAAGCTCGCAAGAATCCAGGCGAACCGCGCGAGCAACTGTCGGACGAAGAGGAGAGGCAGAAGTTCTTCAATAACCAGCGCAAAAAAGGCATGCTCGAACGCGAGCCCGATCCAGATCCGCTGCCGACGGAACAGCGCGAAGTAACCGCCCTTCTCATCAAGACCGAAATGAAGCAAGGCTTGTACCTGGAGGGCGCGATTAACAAAGACAAGAAGAACGGCGCTCAAGCCGTCGCCCCGGTGGCAGTGATTGTCGGGATGTTTGAATTTCTGGTGCGGCCCGTGCAGTTCACGCTACTGGCGCTGACATCGGTCATTTGCGTCGTCTCGGGCATCAGTATTCTGGTGAGCATCTACAATTCGATGAACGACCGCCGGCATGAGATCGCGGTGATGCGGGCGCTCGGCGCCGATCGCTACACCGTGAGCCGCGTGATCTTGTACGAAGCGGTGCTGCTCTCACTCGGCGGCTGTGCGATCGGCTGGCTGTTTGGCCACCTGGCGTGTTTGATTGCGAGCCCGTGGATTGAAATCCAAACCGGCTTTGCGATCGGCTTTCACGGCTTTGGCGAGCCGTTTTTCTATCCGTTCGAACGCGTGCTACCGTCGCTGAGCGAGAAGGTTTATTTTCCCGTCGAATGGCTGATCGTGCCGGCGCTGGTGGTGCTGTCGATCATCGTCGGCATTTGGCCGGCGCTGAGTGCCTATCGCACTGATGTGGCGCAATCACTAGGCAAGTAA
- the groL gene encoding chaperonin GroEL (60 kDa chaperone family; promotes refolding of misfolded polypeptides especially under stressful conditions; forms two stacked rings of heptamers to form a barrel-shaped 14mer; ends can be capped by GroES; misfolded proteins enter the barrel where they are refolded when GroES binds): MPKIIAFDQEAREAIRRGVAKLAKAVKTTLGPKGRNVIVQRSFGSPTVTKDGVTVAKEIDLEDVYENMGARMVREVASKTSDVAGDGTTTATVLAEAIFNEGLKAVVAGVNPVQLKIGIEKAVADITEKLQKASIKIKEKSEMANVASIAANNDREIGKLLADAMEKVGKDGVITVDEGKSLQTETEWVEGMQFDRGYLSPYFVTDPNTMQAVLENPYILVYEKKLTNIKELIPVLEQVVQQGRPLLIIAEDVEGEALATLVINRLRGTFQIAAVKAPGYGDRRKAMLEDVAILTGAQPIFEALGVKLENLPITDLGRAKKVIIDKDNTTIIEGAGKSDDIKARIDQIRREIGNSTSDYDREKLEERLAKLSGGVAKVNVGGATESEVKEKKARVEDALHATRAAVQEGILPGGGVALLRAASQVKAGDDLATDELVGYNIVLRACRAPLMMIATNAGQDGGIVCERVVESKGNQGYNALTNVYEDLVKAGVIDPTKVTRTALANAASVATLLLTSDALIAEKPKDDHGKKKGHGGDHDMY, from the coding sequence ATGCCCAAGATTATCGCTTTTGATCAGGAAGCCCGCGAAGCTATCCGCCGCGGTGTTGCCAAGCTGGCCAAGGCCGTGAAGACGACCCTCGGTCCCAAGGGCCGCAACGTCATCGTCCAACGGAGCTTTGGCAGCCCGACCGTCACCAAGGACGGCGTGACTGTGGCCAAGGAAATCGACCTGGAAGACGTCTATGAAAACATGGGCGCTCGCATGGTTCGCGAAGTCGCGAGCAAGACCAGCGACGTCGCCGGCGACGGCACCACCACCGCCACCGTGCTGGCCGAAGCCATCTTCAACGAAGGCCTGAAGGCCGTCGTCGCTGGTGTAAATCCGGTGCAGCTCAAGATCGGCATCGAAAAGGCCGTGGCCGACATCACCGAGAAGCTGCAAAAGGCTTCGATCAAGATCAAGGAAAAGAGCGAGATGGCCAATGTGGCCTCGATCGCCGCCAACAACGATCGCGAAATCGGCAAGCTCCTCGCCGATGCGATGGAAAAGGTCGGCAAGGACGGCGTCATCACCGTCGACGAAGGCAAGAGCCTGCAGACCGAGACCGAATGGGTCGAGGGCATGCAGTTCGACCGTGGTTACTTGTCTCCTTACTTCGTGACCGATCCGAACACGATGCAAGCGGTTCTCGAGAACCCCTACATCCTCGTGTACGAAAAGAAGCTCACGAACATCAAGGAACTGATCCCGGTTCTCGAACAAGTCGTGCAGCAAGGCCGCCCGCTGTTGATCATTGCTGAAGACGTCGAAGGCGAAGCCCTCGCGACGCTCGTCATCAATCGCCTCCGTGGCACGTTCCAGATCGCCGCCGTGAAGGCCCCCGGTTACGGCGATCGTCGTAAGGCGATGCTCGAAGACGTGGCCATCCTCACCGGTGCTCAGCCGATCTTCGAAGCCCTCGGCGTGAAGCTCGAAAACCTGCCGATCACGGACCTCGGCCGTGCCAAGAAGGTGATCATCGACAAGGACAACACGACGATCATCGAAGGCGCCGGCAAGAGCGACGACATCAAGGCCCGCATCGATCAGATCCGCCGCGAAATCGGCAACAGCACCAGCGATTACGATCGCGAAAAGCTGGAAGAACGCCTGGCCAAGCTCTCGGGCGGTGTTGCCAAGGTCAACGTTGGCGGTGCGACCGAAAGCGAAGTCAAGGAAAAGAAGGCTCGCGTCGAAGACGCCCTGCACGCCACCCGCGCTGCAGTTCAAGAAGGCATCCTGCCGGGCGGTGGTGTGGCTCTGCTCCGCGCTGCTTCGCAAGTGAAGGCCGGCGATGATTTGGCCACCGATGAACTCGTCGGCTACAACATCGTGCTGCGTGCTTGCCGCGCTCCGCTGATGATGATCGCCACCAACGCCGGCCAAGACGGCGGCATCGTGTGCGAACGCGTCGTCGAAAGCAAGGGCAACCAAGGCTACAACGCCCTGACCAACGTCTACGAAGACCTGGTCAAGGCCGGCGTGATCGACCCGACGAAGGTGACCCGCACCGCTCTGGCCAACGCCGCGAGCGTGGCCACGCTGCTCCTCACCAGCGACGCCCTGATCGCCGAAAAGCCGAAAGACGACCACGGCAAGAAGAAGGGTCACGGCGGCGACCACGACATGTACTAA
- a CDS encoding GNAT family N-acetyltransferase: protein MPQAAENVLPFELRELTAGDYDAVMQLWNSAPGVRTNEPREEYERILRRNPGLGTAAWIGSELAGAVLCCHDGRRGYLYHLAVAEQFRRRGLARAIVDHCLQLLTAEGIQRCTIFLIADNEMGKTFWLNHGWRERVDLVAFARDLS, encoded by the coding sequence ATGCCACAGGCCGCTGAAAATGTTTTGCCGTTTGAATTGCGCGAGCTTACGGCGGGCGATTACGACGCCGTGATGCAGCTTTGGAACAGCGCGCCGGGTGTGCGGACGAATGAACCTCGAGAAGAGTACGAACGCATTCTGCGCCGCAACCCTGGCCTCGGCACGGCAGCGTGGATCGGCAGTGAACTGGCCGGGGCGGTTCTCTGCTGCCACGACGGCCGGCGCGGCTATCTCTATCATCTGGCCGTTGCCGAACAGTTTCGCCGCCGCGGCCTGGCCCGGGCGATCGTCGATCACTGCCTGCAGTTGCTCACGGCGGAAGGCATCCAGCGCTGTACGATCTTTCTCATTGCCGATAACGAAATGGGGAAGACCTTCTGGCTGAACCACGGCTGGCGAGAGCGCGTTGATCTGGTAGCGTTTGCACGAGACTTGTCGTAG
- a CDS encoding ankyrin repeat domain-containing protein translates to MHWNSLWATVPEMEAFWKALERGDLKTVRKLVAANPKLLRWERGDARQPLDFFATCANPTGELLQFLLSLVTDEFAAEADPVVTACRAGREDTLRALLDAGCDPNGKKVDRYETPLHVVADAGNDKLLSILLAAGADTGIESFGKVIPLEAAQKRGRAKCVELLLGHPAKHRIPFHNHRRPKDSFEIDLVKEEKAIRSLMKKGVRELLARKIEGQVTAVALLGSGYQGFVEIGFETGSFDPQKPDCGADVSFAGLARRDYPQWKKIYAVNNRVTIRYGGKKPANQTTRAMCKTMDEPFFRFFRTTLMAAMEAGDFDRLPLANDCLFGVQMFFFHLSEFWNRRGKKVASVNT, encoded by the coding sequence ATGCACTGGAATTCACTGTGGGCGACCGTGCCGGAGATGGAGGCGTTCTGGAAAGCGCTCGAGCGAGGAGATCTCAAGACCGTTCGCAAACTAGTCGCAGCCAATCCCAAGCTGCTGCGCTGGGAACGGGGCGACGCCAGGCAACCGCTCGATTTTTTCGCGACGTGTGCCAACCCGACGGGCGAGTTGTTGCAGTTTTTGCTATCGCTGGTGACGGACGAATTTGCCGCGGAGGCTGACCCTGTGGTGACGGCTTGTCGGGCGGGAAGAGAGGATACGTTGCGGGCGCTGCTCGATGCAGGTTGCGATCCCAATGGTAAGAAGGTCGATCGTTACGAAACTCCGCTCCACGTCGTGGCAGATGCCGGGAACGACAAGTTGCTCAGCATTCTGCTGGCCGCCGGCGCCGATACCGGCATCGAAAGCTTCGGCAAGGTGATCCCGCTGGAGGCCGCCCAAAAGCGTGGTCGTGCCAAGTGCGTGGAGTTGCTCCTCGGCCATCCTGCGAAACACCGAATCCCTTTTCATAATCACCGGCGGCCAAAGGACTCCTTTGAAATCGATCTTGTCAAAGAAGAGAAAGCCATTCGTTCGCTGATGAAAAAAGGAGTTCGCGAGTTGCTCGCGCGTAAGATAGAAGGCCAAGTCACTGCCGTGGCGCTGCTTGGTTCGGGCTACCAAGGCTTTGTCGAAATCGGCTTCGAGACGGGAAGCTTCGATCCTCAGAAACCCGACTGTGGCGCCGATGTTTCGTTCGCTGGCTTGGCACGTCGTGACTATCCACAGTGGAAGAAAATCTATGCAGTGAACAATCGCGTGACGATTCGCTACGGCGGCAAGAAGCCGGCGAATCAGACCACGCGGGCCATGTGCAAAACGATGGACGAACCGTTTTTTCGCTTTTTCAGAACCACGCTGATGGCAGCGATGGAGGCCGGCGATTTTGACCGCCTGCCGCTGGCAAATGACTGCTTATTCGGCGTGCAGATGTTCTTTTTCCACCTGAGTGAGTTCTGGAATCGGCGAGGAAAAAAGGTGGCGTCGGTCAACACGTAG
- a CDS encoding RDD family protein yields MPAYVDRSLGDGVFYAPGDYIGFWPRIVILLVDGLALTIGLIMVGMVSQLIFPPLYSLLAIVFIWVFEVPLKRSRFRTPGYWLMGCKIVNLRGERPSLFLLTMRAIMPFYISWDLVWSGIDEDRQSLRDRYSKTCLVRVKAEPIGSGPVQFSRYFAGGLALFYPYVVRPSRNCCGISAGQLSI; encoded by the coding sequence ATGCCTGCCTATGTCGATCGTTCTCTTGGCGACGGCGTGTTTTATGCGCCCGGCGACTACATCGGCTTTTGGCCGCGGATTGTGATCTTGCTAGTCGATGGCCTGGCGTTGACGATCGGCCTGATAATGGTCGGGATGGTGTCGCAGCTGATCTTTCCACCCCTGTATTCGCTCCTGGCGATCGTTTTTATTTGGGTGTTTGAAGTGCCGCTAAAACGGTCGCGATTTCGCACGCCGGGCTATTGGTTGATGGGCTGCAAAATCGTGAACCTGCGAGGCGAACGGCCTTCTTTGTTTCTGCTCACGATGCGCGCGATCATGCCGTTTTACATCTCCTGGGATCTGGTCTGGAGCGGTATCGATGAAGACCGGCAGTCGCTGCGCGATCGCTACAGCAAAACTTGCCTCGTGAGAGTAAAAGCCGAGCCCATTGGCAGTGGTCCGGTGCAGTTCAGTCGGTACTTTGCGGGCGGGCTGGCGCTGTTTTATCCGTATGTTGTTAGACCGTCGCGAAACTGTTGTGGGATCTCGGCAGGCCAATTGTCGATTTAG
- a CDS encoding co-chaperone GroES encodes MAAATKDTATKDKKKAPAQLKLQPLGDRVVVERDAGESKTAGGILLPDAAKEKPQRGVVVSVGNGKLLDNGSRGALQVKVGDRVIFTAWAGENFKVGDDELLLMREEDILAVLED; translated from the coding sequence ATGGCTGCCGCGACCAAAGACACTGCGACGAAAGACAAGAAGAAGGCCCCCGCCCAACTGAAGCTGCAACCGCTGGGCGACCGCGTGGTGGTGGAGCGCGACGCCGGCGAATCGAAGACCGCGGGCGGCATCTTGCTGCCGGACGCTGCCAAGGAAAAGCCCCAGCGTGGCGTGGTCGTAAGCGTTGGCAACGGCAAGTTGCTCGACAACGGCTCGCGTGGCGCGCTGCAAGTCAAGGTTGGCGATCGCGTCATCTTCACGGCTTGGGCCGGTGAGAATTTCAAGGTTGGTGACGACGAATTGTTGCTGATGCGCGAAGAAGACATCCTGGCCGTTCTGGAAGACTAG